A genomic stretch from Flavobacterium humidisoli includes:
- a CDS encoding O-antigen ligase family protein, producing MKNSKLTYLTLIVFHALLALVVFVIPFISKIYALLIIIVGFIIVYTSKNKNNEVLFVSAYLVGAEVFLRMTGGNLNNEFAKFSVIFFMIFGMVYSNFSKNGLIYLVFLLLLVPAIFITISEAGIDVDLKKSLFFNLSGPLCIAMCAIYMFNRRIAFDTLGKVLIIMGFPIISITVYLFLYAPSIKDVVTGTQSNFETSGGFGPNQVSTILGLGMFIFFTQLILFSKSKIELFINSILFIFISYRGIVTFSRGGIMTAAAMIVCFLFLLYYFSNAKGKSKLNLIFILTGIVSIGVWTYSSSQTGGLIEKRYTNKDARGREKKDRLGGREEIMDAEINLFMDSPLLGVGAGLSKSKREEELGGQAASHSEITRLLAEHGVFGIVAFLILVTVPFVVYINNKQHLYFLPFIIFWLLTINHAAMRTAAPAFVYALSLLFVQVKIPEETEN from the coding sequence ATGAAAAACTCAAAACTTACTTATTTAACCTTAATTGTTTTTCATGCATTATTAGCATTAGTCGTCTTTGTTATTCCATTTATATCCAAGATATATGCTTTACTTATTATCATTGTAGGATTTATAATTGTTTATACAAGTAAAAACAAAAATAATGAAGTGCTTTTTGTAAGTGCTTATTTAGTTGGAGCAGAGGTTTTTTTACGAATGACGGGAGGAAATTTAAACAATGAATTTGCAAAATTTTCCGTAATATTCTTCATGATTTTTGGAATGGTTTATAGTAATTTTTCGAAAAATGGATTAATATATTTAGTGTTTTTATTACTATTAGTTCCTGCTATTTTCATTACGATTTCGGAAGCTGGGATAGATGTTGATCTTAAAAAATCTTTGTTTTTTAATTTATCAGGCCCATTATGCATAGCTATGTGTGCGATTTATATGTTTAATAGAAGAATTGCATTTGATACACTTGGGAAAGTTTTAATAATAATGGGGTTTCCAATAATTTCCATAACTGTATATCTATTTTTATATGCACCAAGTATTAAAGATGTTGTGACTGGTACACAATCAAATTTTGAAACTTCAGGAGGTTTTGGACCGAATCAAGTTTCTACTATCTTGGGACTTGGAATGTTTATCTTTTTCACACAGTTGATTTTATTCTCAAAATCTAAAATAGAGTTATTTATTAATTCGATATTATTTATTTTCATCAGTTATCGAGGCATTGTTACTTTTTCGAGAGGAGGAATTATGACCGCAGCTGCAATGATTGTGTGTTTTTTGTTTTTACTCTATTATTTTTCTAATGCCAAAGGGAAAAGTAAATTAAATTTAATATTTATTTTAACAGGAATCGTCAGTATTGGGGTTTGGACATATAGTTCCTCTCAAACAGGAGGTCTAATTGAAAAACGTTATACTAATAAAGATGCTCGTGGCCGTGAGAAAAAAGATCGTTTGGGAGGAAGAGAAGAAATTATGGATGCAGAAATAAATCTTTTTATGGATAGCCCTCTTTTGGGTGTTGGAGCTGGGCTAAGTAAATCCAAAAGGGAAGAGGAATTAGGAGGACAAGCCGCATCACATAGTGAGATAACCAGACTACTTGCCGAACATGGAGTTTTTGGGATTGTAGCTTTTTTAATTCTTGTTACAGTTCCATTTGTAGTTTATATAAACAATAAACAACATTTATATTTTTTGCCATTTATAATATTTTGGCTTTTAACCATTAATCATGCAGCAATGAGAACTGCCGCCCCTGCGTTTGTATATGCATTATCGCTTCTTTTTGTACAAGTGAAAATTCCTGAAGAAACAGAAAATTAA
- a CDS encoding glycosyltransferase has protein sequence MNSVKFVIITHVSHVCKSNEYLGYSPYVQEMNIWLEYVDEVIIVAPLRKRKITPIDISYQHDKINFKAVPDFSFISLKNILVSIFKLPTIFWKIFWAMKAANHIHLRCPGNMGLIGCFVQVLFPNKIKTAKYAGNWDPKSKQPWSYRLQKWILNNAFLTRNMQVLVYGDWENQSKNIKPFFTATYSEAEKENIEKTDFNIGIKFVFVGSLVSGKNPLYSIELVEKLVTEGYNVTLDLYGDGVERDSLENYVQMNKLEEYINLKGNQNKETLKDVYQKSHFVILPSKSEGWPKAIAEGMFWGCTPIATKVSCVSYMLDYGKRGTLLEMDLDKDVEQIENLIVNQNDFLKKSQIAMEWSRNFTTDVFEKEISKLLIK, from the coding sequence TTGAACTCAGTTAAATTTGTTATCATAACTCATGTATCTCATGTTTGCAAAAGCAATGAATATTTAGGATATTCACCTTATGTTCAAGAAATGAATATTTGGCTGGAATATGTTGACGAGGTTATTATTGTTGCTCCATTAAGAAAGCGAAAAATAACTCCTATAGATATTTCGTATCAGCATGATAAAATAAATTTTAAGGCAGTTCCTGATTTTAGTTTCATTAGTCTAAAAAATATTTTAGTATCAATTTTTAAATTGCCGACTATCTTTTGGAAGATATTTTGGGCAATGAAAGCAGCCAATCATATTCATTTGAGATGTCCAGGAAATATGGGGCTAATTGGTTGTTTTGTTCAGGTTCTTTTTCCAAATAAAATTAAAACAGCAAAATATGCTGGAAATTGGGATCCTAAAAGTAAACAGCCTTGGAGCTATCGCTTACAAAAATGGATTCTTAATAATGCATTTCTAACAAGAAATATGCAAGTTTTAGTATATGGAGACTGGGAAAATCAATCAAAGAATATAAAACCATTTTTTACAGCAACTTATTCTGAAGCAGAAAAAGAGAATATTGAGAAAACTGATTTTAACATTGGAATTAAATTCGTTTTTGTTGGGAGTTTAGTTTCAGGTAAAAATCCTTTATATAGTATTGAACTAGTTGAAAAATTAGTAACAGAAGGTTACAATGTGACGTTAGATTTGTATGGAGATGGTGTCGAAAGAGATTCTCTAGAAAATTATGTTCAAATGAATAAACTGGAGGAATATATCAATTTAAAAGGAAATCAGAATAAAGAAACTTTAAAGGATGTTTATCAAAAAAGTCACTTTGTAATTTTACCTTCAAAAAGTGAAGGGTGGCCAAAAGCCATCGCAGAGGGAATGTTTTGGGGTTGCACTCCAATAGCGACAAAAGTATCATGTGTTTCTTATATGTTAGATTATGGTAAACGTGGGACTCTGCTTGAAATGGATTTGGATAAAGATGTTGAACAGATAGAGAATTTAATAGTGAACCAAAATGATTTTTTAAAGAAAAGTCAAATAGCGATGGAATGGTCACGCAATTTCACTACAGATGTTTTTGAAAAAGAAATCTCAAAATTGCTGATAAAATGA
- a CDS encoding glycosyltransferase family 4 protein has protein sequence MHIAFLTPEYSHPSIPKSAGIGTSIKNLVTSLHKSGNDITIFIYDQPVQEIIDDNGVKIHRIKRIKYKFFGWYLYRKHIEKYCSKIIKQENIAIIEAADWTGITAFMHFKIPLVIRFHGSDTYFCHLENRKQKLKNFWFEKLAINKAQAFIAPTTFAGEVSKRLFKIKGKEIKTIHNGLNLQSFENEKPEEFETNLILYAGTLIRKKGVLELPKIFKEVQTDFPDAKLILIGGDAPDIKTDSKSTWELMKTLFAVDGLKNVNYLGKIPYSEMQNYIKKANVCVFPTFAETLGMVTIESMAMQKVVVNSNIGWSEELIIDGESGFLVHPSNHDLYAKRIKQVFEDRQLAQKIREGARARVEEKFDINKLLFDNIDFYQKIINLKKRESDNYLSSE, from the coding sequence ATGCATATAGCTTTTCTAACGCCAGAATATTCACATCCTAGTATTCCAAAATCGGCTGGGATTGGAACAAGTATTAAAAATCTGGTAACCTCACTGCATAAGTCTGGAAATGATATTACTATTTTTATTTATGATCAACCTGTACAAGAAATTATAGATGATAATGGAGTTAAAATTCATCGCATTAAAAGAATAAAATATAAATTTTTCGGATGGTATTTGTATCGTAAGCACATTGAGAAATACTGTAGTAAGATAATAAAACAAGAGAATATTGCAATAATTGAAGCCGCAGATTGGACTGGAATTACAGCATTTATGCATTTTAAAATTCCTTTAGTGATTCGTTTTCACGGAAGTGATACTTATTTCTGTCATTTAGAAAATAGAAAGCAAAAGCTTAAAAATTTTTGGTTCGAAAAATTAGCAATAAATAAGGCGCAGGCATTTATAGCCCCAACAACATTTGCAGGAGAAGTTTCAAAAAGACTTTTTAAGATAAAAGGAAAAGAAATCAAGACCATTCATAATGGATTGAATCTTCAAAGTTTTGAAAACGAAAAACCAGAAGAATTTGAAACGAATCTGATTTTATATGCAGGAACCTTAATTAGAAAAAAAGGAGTTTTAGAACTTCCAAAAATTTTTAAGGAAGTGCAAACTGATTTTCCCGATGCAAAATTAATTCTAATTGGAGGCGATGCGCCAGATATAAAAACGGACTCCAAATCAACTTGGGAGTTAATGAAAACGTTATTTGCCGTAGATGGTTTGAAAAATGTAAATTATCTAGGTAAAATCCCATATAGCGAAATGCAAAATTACATAAAGAAAGCCAACGTCTGTGTGTTTCCAACTTTTGCAGAAACACTAGGAATGGTAACAATTGAATCTATGGCAATGCAAAAAGTAGTTGTCAATAGTAATATTGGCTGGTCGGAAGAATTGATTATTGATGGAGAAAGTGGCTTTTTGGTTCATCCTTCAAATCATGATTTATACGCTAAGCGAATTAAGCAGGTTTTTGAAGATAGGCAGCTAGCTCAAAAAATAAGAGAAGGTGCACGGGCTCGAGTAGAAGAAAAATTTGACATAAATAAACTGCTATTTGATAATATTGATTTTTACCAAAAAATTATAAATTTAAAAAAGAGAGAAAGTGATAATTATTTATCATCAGAATAA
- a CDS encoding DUF4105 domain-containing protein has translation MKTVMSKKALFILLFLSSFIGFSQSLALSKDAKISILTCGLGNETYSYFGHTGIRVLDPGNNFDVVYNYGTFDFRTPNFVLKFAKGDLQYFATVHSYADFFNEYTYEKRSIYEQELLISQDLKQKLFDRLNAVLASDERYYTYKFIDKNCTSMVVDVVNKTLGGNVIAKTEDTDKTYRSILFPYFDGHFYDQLGTSIIFGTKVDQMGTRIFLPFELKNSLDQTTFQNKPLASKSTTLLEFTKETPTSWWNNIYTYLFILLFVIFARNKTVDKIYFLILSLIGIFFVIMGFYSFHQELAMNYNVLLFSPLLLVLVLFSIFKNKLWTYRFSLINFILLVIYFLFLINKAHFFITLPLIVTSGVVLVRTAIRNKKPIPIII, from the coding sequence ATGAAAACTGTCATGTCCAAGAAAGCACTTTTTATTTTATTATTCTTATCCAGTTTTATTGGTTTCAGCCAAAGTTTAGCTTTATCTAAAGATGCTAAAATTAGCATTCTGACTTGTGGACTTGGAAACGAAACGTATTCTTATTTCGGACACACAGGAATTAGAGTTTTAGATCCTGGAAACAATTTTGACGTTGTTTACAATTACGGAACTTTTGATTTTAGAACTCCAAATTTTGTTCTAAAGTTCGCAAAAGGAGATCTCCAATATTTTGCAACAGTACACTCTTATGCCGATTTTTTTAATGAATACACTTATGAAAAAAGAAGTATTTATGAGCAAGAATTACTGATTTCTCAAGATTTAAAACAAAAACTTTTTGACCGATTAAATGCCGTTTTAGCTTCTGACGAGCGTTATTATACATACAAATTTATCGATAAAAACTGCACTTCGATGGTTGTTGATGTGGTGAATAAAACTTTAGGCGGAAATGTAATTGCTAAAACAGAAGACACAGACAAAACCTATCGCTCTATTCTATTTCCTTACTTTGATGGTCATTTCTACGATCAATTGGGAACAAGCATTATTTTTGGAACGAAAGTAGATCAAATGGGAACAAGAATTTTTCTTCCATTTGAATTGAAAAACAGTTTAGACCAAACTACTTTTCAAAATAAACCTCTAGCTTCAAAAAGCACAACACTACTTGAATTTACAAAAGAAACACCAACTTCTTGGTGGAATAACATCTATACCTATCTTTTTATTCTGCTTTTTGTAATCTTCGCCCGAAACAAAACAGTCGATAAAATCTACTTTTTGATTTTATCTCTTATTGGAATATTCTTTGTTATTATGGGATTTTATTCTTTTCACCAAGAACTGGCAATGAATTATAATGTTCTATTATTCAGTCCACTATTATTGGTTTTAGTTTTATTTTCTATTTTCAAAAACAAATTATGGACTTATCGATTTTCGTTAATCAACTTTATACTTTTAGTGATTTACTTTTTGTTTTTGATTAACAAAGCACATTTCTTCATCACTTTACCGTTAATCGTTACAAGCGGAGTGGTTTTAGTGCGAACAGCTATTCGCAACAAAAAACCAATTCCGATTATAATCTAA
- a CDS encoding glycosyltransferase family 2 protein — MIIIYHQNNKIVEVNSEGENILFSQKSIAVNLFQIAEQYPESLIVWCQLDLKSNLNYTKLTEIFHHKKIMASYNLSTNSFFSEAIGYADLSLFLNINKGVSYPTWMMSSHVGGIHAEVLNALKNQIFKDSDFDYFLHSMAKLTMPLGLYCYSDPRLLKKSDIIFPKFKNNNFLLFRFIKQHYKTRWIFLLFLNLFLYEKKFAFSPLFFTLFYSKRNVRGDVLQLIESQSRRKVVEDGSIDIIIPTIGRKKYLHDFLNDLALQTHLPKNVIIVEQNPFISSVSELDFIESDNWPFYIKHIFTHKTGACNARNLALAEINSEWVFMADDDIRIDKRFLEKAFEVIKKDGAEQVTFGCYAPDYAENKKIQRRLQSSNFGSGCSIVKSKNIESISYNTSFEFGYGEDSDYGMQLRNKGFDIIFSPKPEIIHLKAPIGGFREKYILAWTNDFIQPKPSPTVMLYNLLNATKQQLKGYKTTLFFKFYSVQKIKTPIKYYNNYKIQWDRSLHWANKLNSKK, encoded by the coding sequence GTGATAATTATTTATCATCAGAATAATAAAATTGTAGAAGTAAATTCTGAAGGAGAAAATATTCTATTTTCTCAAAAAAGTATAGCGGTCAATTTATTTCAAATTGCTGAGCAATATCCGGAAAGTCTTATTGTATGGTGTCAATTAGATTTAAAATCAAATTTGAATTACACTAAACTGACGGAAATTTTTCATCATAAAAAAATAATGGCATCTTATAATTTGTCAACAAATTCATTTTTTTCAGAAGCGATTGGATATGCAGATTTATCTCTATTTTTAAATATTAACAAAGGAGTTAGTTATCCAACTTGGATGATGAGCAGCCATGTTGGCGGAATTCATGCGGAGGTTTTAAATGCTTTGAAAAATCAAATTTTTAAAGACTCAGACTTTGATTATTTTTTGCACTCAATGGCTAAACTAACAATGCCACTAGGTTTATATTGTTATTCTGATCCAAGGTTGCTTAAAAAATCAGATATAATATTCCCTAAATTCAAAAACAATAATTTTCTATTGTTTCGATTTATTAAACAGCATTATAAAACACGTTGGATATTTTTGCTGTTTTTAAATTTATTTCTTTATGAAAAAAAGTTTGCTTTTTCACCTCTCTTTTTTACACTCTTCTATAGTAAACGCAATGTAAGAGGCGATGTATTACAACTTATAGAAAGCCAATCGCGAAGAAAGGTAGTAGAAGATGGTTCTATAGACATTATAATTCCGACAATTGGACGAAAAAAATACTTGCATGATTTCTTAAATGATTTGGCATTACAAACTCATTTGCCAAAAAACGTAATAATTGTAGAACAAAATCCTTTTATTAGCTCTGTTTCAGAACTTGATTTTATTGAAAGTGATAATTGGCCATTCTACATAAAACATATTTTTACGCATAAAACAGGAGCGTGTAATGCGAGAAATTTAGCTCTTGCGGAAATAAACAGTGAATGGGTATTTATGGCTGATGATGATATCCGAATTGATAAAAGATTTTTGGAAAAAGCTTTTGAGGTAATAAAAAAAGATGGAGCAGAACAAGTTACATTTGGATGTTATGCACCTGACTATGCCGAAAACAAAAAAATCCAGCGTAGATTGCAATCAAGCAATTTTGGTTCTGGCTGTAGTATTGTGAAATCAAAAAATATAGAATCAATATCTTACAACACAAGTTTTGAATTTGGTTATGGTGAAGATAGTGACTATGGAATGCAACTTAGAAATAAGGGATTTGATATTATATTTTCTCCAAAACCAGAAATAATCCATCTTAAAGCACCAATTGGAGGTTTTAGAGAAAAATATATTTTAGCTTGGACGAATGATTTTATTCAGCCAAAACCGTCGCCAACAGTTATGTTATATAATCTTTTGAATGCAACCAAACAACAGTTGAAAGGATATAAAACGACTCTGTTTTTCAAATTCTACAGCGTTCAAAAAATTAAAACCCCTATTAAATATTATAACAATTATAAAATTCAATGGGATAGAAGCTTACATTGGGCAAACAAATTAAACAGCAAAAAATGA
- a CDS encoding sugar transferase → MFSKKKMHFEISERKILLLSFDAIFILSALYLLSSVFDYHYFEFDIHSSLSILLLIAYLYIFGVIFEIYNLQVASNQLQILQNVVFTVTATVLAYLFTPILSPVLPKQRLVILIFYFTILITLLLWRLFYCYFLASHRFSQSAVLICDQSEVEELVLGLENVDPHYKIIGFVNSDSIANENLDFHYVKEVKKDALEHFVSTHHVSEIIIASQNTDGITPDLYQQLLHLLEKGTIIREYTQVYESKTQRIPVHHIEKDFYRFFPFSRSNSNKLYLSFVQLIEIMFSIFGLLISLVFMPIIFICNIFANKGSLFYTQERVGKNGDIFKIYKFRTMTENSETNGAVFAVHNDKRVTPFGKFMRKSRIDELPQFINVLKGDMGVIGPRPERPFFVEEIAAVMPFYETRHVIKPGLTGWAQVNYSYGESIDESLIKLQYDLYYIKHRSVFLDLSITFKTITTVLFYRGQ, encoded by the coding sequence ATGTTCTCAAAAAAGAAAATGCATTTCGAAATTTCGGAGAGGAAGATATTACTCCTTTCTTTCGATGCTATTTTTATTTTATCCGCGTTATATCTATTAAGCTCAGTATTTGACTATCATTATTTTGAATTTGATATTCACAGCTCGTTGAGTATTCTTTTACTAATTGCCTATCTTTATATTTTTGGAGTAATATTCGAAATTTATAATTTACAAGTGGCAAGCAATCAGCTTCAGATTCTGCAGAATGTCGTTTTTACTGTTACTGCCACTGTCCTGGCTTATTTGTTTACACCAATTCTTTCTCCTGTATTGCCTAAACAGAGGCTCGTTATACTAATATTTTATTTTACAATATTAATCACGCTGTTGTTATGGCGTTTGTTTTACTGCTACTTTCTAGCCTCTCATCGTTTTTCTCAAAGTGCAGTTTTGATTTGTGACCAAAGCGAAGTTGAAGAATTGGTTTTAGGATTAGAGAATGTCGATCCGCATTATAAAATTATTGGTTTTGTAAATTCCGATTCTATTGCAAATGAAAATCTAGATTTTCATTATGTAAAAGAAGTAAAGAAAGATGCTTTAGAACATTTTGTATCGACACATCATGTTTCAGAAATCATTATTGCTTCTCAAAATACAGACGGAATCACTCCAGATTTATATCAGCAATTGCTTCATTTATTAGAAAAGGGAACTATTATACGAGAATATACTCAGGTTTATGAAAGTAAGACACAACGAATCCCGGTTCATCATATAGAAAAAGATTTTTATAGATTTTTTCCTTTCAGCAGAAGTAATAGCAATAAACTTTATTTGTCATTTGTTCAGCTTATAGAAATTATGTTTTCTATTTTTGGACTATTAATTTCCTTAGTTTTTATGCCAATAATTTTTATTTGCAACATCTTTGCAAATAAAGGAAGCCTTTTTTATACTCAAGAAAGAGTAGGGAAAAATGGAGATATTTTCAAGATCTATAAGTTCAGAACCATGACAGAGAATTCAGAAACCAATGGAGCTGTTTTTGCTGTTCATAATGATAAAAGGGTTACTCCATTTGGTAAATTTATGCGAAAGTCAAGAATAGATGAACTGCCTCAATTTATTAATGTTTTAAAAGGAGACATGGGCGTAATTGGCCCAAGGCCTGAGCGTCCTTTTTTTGTTGAAGAAATCGCTGCTGTAATGCCTTTTTATGAAACACGTCATGTAATTAAGCCTGGACTTACAGGATGGGCGCAGGTTAATTATTCTTATGGAGAATCTATAGATGAGAGTTTGATTAAACTTCAATACGATCTATACTACATCAAGCACAGAAGTGTTTTTCTTGATTTGAGTATCACTTTCAAAACCATTACTACGGTTTTGTTCTACAGAGGCCAATAA
- a CDS encoding glycosyltransferase family 2 protein → MRVSLVICTYMRAKPLQRLLESVKIQENYPNEILIIDGSINDETRIILQQNKYDNLKYFKVSDQDRGLTKQRNFGISKVDPESDIVCFLDDDTVLTPHYFKEICNTFQSNDDIIGVGGIAINENKWKPQDNNRNYNKKKFYLFEGYFYKEGLRNVARNSLGLASNLGPGKMPLYSHGRTCGFPMTGKTYEVDLLIGMSMSFKKGILDRIKFSKFFEGYGLYEDADFSLRALQFGKNVINTNAKLYHYHDPSGRPNRYKYGKMVVRNGWYVWRIKNPNPKFIDRFKWNSITVLLFLIRFVNILTEKNKIVPLTEGVGRMVGYFSLVFAKPALPTSDN, encoded by the coding sequence ATGAGAGTTTCGTTAGTAATCTGTACTTATATGAGGGCTAAACCTTTGCAGAGACTGCTTGAGTCAGTTAAAATTCAAGAAAATTATCCTAATGAAATTTTGATTATTGACGGATCTATTAACGATGAGACGAGAATAATTTTGCAGCAAAATAAATATGATAATTTAAAATATTTCAAAGTTTCGGATCAAGACAGAGGGTTAACCAAACAACGTAATTTTGGAATTTCAAAAGTAGATCCAGAATCTGATATTGTTTGTTTTTTGGATGATGATACTGTATTAACTCCTCATTATTTTAAGGAAATTTGTAATACATTTCAAAGTAATGATGATATTATTGGTGTTGGAGGAATTGCAATTAATGAAAACAAATGGAAGCCCCAAGACAATAATAGAAATTATAATAAAAAGAAGTTTTATTTGTTTGAAGGATATTTTTATAAAGAAGGTTTAAGAAACGTTGCAAGAAATTCTCTTGGTTTAGCCTCAAACTTAGGACCTGGAAAGATGCCGCTTTATTCGCATGGAAGAACTTGTGGTTTTCCTATGACAGGTAAAACTTATGAAGTGGATTTGTTGATTGGAATGTCTATGTCATTTAAAAAAGGCATTCTTGATAGAATTAAATTTTCAAAATTTTTTGAAGGTTATGGTTTATATGAAGATGCTGATTTTAGTTTAAGAGCTTTACAATTTGGCAAAAATGTCATTAATACAAATGCTAAATTGTATCATTATCATGATCCATCAGGGAGACCAAATCGATATAAGTATGGGAAAATGGTAGTAAGAAATGGATGGTATGTTTGGAGGATTAAAAATCCAAATCCAAAATTTATTGATCGCTTTAAATGGAATTCTATTACTGTTTTGCTATTTTTAATTCGGTTTGTTAATATCTTGACCGAGAAAAACAAAATAGTCCCTTTAACTGAGGGAGTCGGAAGGATGGTTGGCTATTTCAGCTTAGTTTTTGCTAAACCTGCTTTACCTACTTCTGATAATTAG
- a CDS encoding glycosyltransferase produces the protein MRIVQIIDSLEVGGAERMAVNYANSLAGKIEFSGLIATRNEGLLLDHLNEKVTYSFLKKKSALDLGAILRLRNYIKRNKVELIHAHSSSFFIGVVVKLIIPKVKIIWHDHYGISQNLSARKNLILKLSSFFFLGIISVNQPLKKWAQNYLNCQNVIYFPNFIIEPEASLSTFKLEGKDGERIICVANLRPQKNHELLINGAKEIHEKFPDWTFHLIGKKFNDSYSANLFDQVKDKGLSKNVFFYGAVNNVQDLLKQCEIAVLTSFSEGLPLAVLEYGLASLPVVATNVGEISKVIPSPNEGLIIDSNNLSQFVDSVQKLIEEQGVRKLLGKNLNCFVNQNFSEKSILQEYITWLQSLITFAE, from the coding sequence ATGAGAATTGTACAGATTATAGATTCTTTAGAAGTTGGTGGTGCAGAACGTATGGCTGTCAACTATGCAAATTCACTTGCTGGAAAAATTGAGTTTTCAGGATTAATTGCTACAAGAAATGAAGGTTTACTTTTAGATCACTTAAATGAAAAAGTAACTTATTCATTCTTGAAAAAAAAATCTGCGTTAGATTTAGGTGCAATTTTAAGATTAAGAAATTATATCAAGAGGAATAAAGTAGAGCTTATTCATGCACATAGTTCCTCATTCTTTATTGGAGTGGTAGTGAAACTAATAATACCAAAGGTTAAAATAATTTGGCATGATCATTATGGAATTTCACAGAATCTTTCAGCACGAAAAAATTTGATATTAAAACTTTCATCCTTTTTCTTTTTAGGGATTATTTCTGTCAATCAACCTCTAAAAAAATGGGCGCAAAATTATCTAAATTGCCAAAATGTTATATATTTTCCTAATTTTATTATCGAACCTGAAGCTTCCTTAAGTACTTTTAAATTAGAAGGAAAAGATGGTGAAAGAATAATTTGTGTTGCAAATTTACGCCCTCAAAAGAACCATGAATTATTGATTAATGGTGCAAAGGAAATTCATGAAAAATTTCCGGATTGGACTTTTCATTTGATAGGAAAAAAATTTAACGATTCTTATAGCGCAAATCTATTTGATCAGGTTAAAGATAAAGGACTTTCTAAAAATGTATTTTTTTATGGAGCAGTAAATAATGTACAAGATTTGTTGAAACAGTGCGAAATCGCAGTTTTAACCTCCTTTTCAGAAGGGCTTCCTTTGGCTGTTTTAGAATATGGACTAGCCAGTTTACCTGTTGTGGCAACCAATGTTGGTGAAATTTCAAAAGTTATTCCTTCACCTAATGAAGGTTTGATAATTGATTCAAATAATTTAAGTCAGTTTGTAGATTCAGTCCAGAAATTGATTGAAGAGCAAGGTGTCCGAAAATTATTAGGGAAAAATTTGAATTGTTTTGTGAATCAAAATTTTAGCGAAAAATCAATTTTACAAGAGTACATTACATGGTTGCAATCTTTGATTACTTTTGCAGAGTAA